In Naumovozyma castellii chromosome 1, complete genome, one DNA window encodes the following:
- the NOP14 gene encoding snoRNA-binding rRNA-processing protein NOP14 (ancestral locus Anc_7.327) encodes MAGSQLKNLKATLKAAGLTGQTNVKKNKKNSKRQPKAYDREEKARVIANIREQFNPFEVKMARNKRREGGPSSVAVGKPGISKQIGEEQRKKAFETRSSIKNRRGGVIDKRFGERDKDMTEEEKMLERFTRERQSQSRNKKNIFNLDDDYENDEESNEDMFGNNLTHLGQSLEGDLGLDAEEGEFLTKSKRPHFDDDATLGEVMEPTRKKTKAEVMKEVIAKSKFYKHERQKAKEQMNDQIDVLDEDFDDVMSELMSTQPKKKMLDPKSEKDIDYDVKVKELLLEPRAAPTDRTKTEEEIENEAKEKRKQLEQQRLDRMQGMVEDEEGQEKGVEDLDNEFWACSEEENESNEDIANSDDDIEFEEKDEEDELTHRDNGWAPRTTAPAIACPLTHNELLPLLEKNSLDEHPKIIRKIIQANQPKLAENNKERLGKFTGVLLRHILFLSNEDYSTNVEDFKTVQNSLVHILKKLSEKYNQALSNECRIIINEIQKRFKIDYFAGLLRSDLVFFTLIGSLFSTSDQYHLVVTPCLILISEFLEQIRFTSLERFAFGAVLAKISLQYQRIAKRYIPELVYFSEKALSTFLSQSNKIVRVRIDSKDLSLPIKLEDIDFHSSKIKLHDIFAQKEDTSIAFQVTILMNILESIDFAISSIWKNLPAFSELTISIQKLLIEYHIRYPKLEKTKQILDKLQRLQKFDEHIPLTLQNHKPVSIPSHAPKFEENFNPDKKSYDPDRTRQEINKMKAQIKKERKFTMKEIRKDTKFEARQRIEEKKKSHAEYHAKMAHIINTISTEEGAEKNKYEREKKLRSGKK; translated from the coding sequence ATGGCAGGTTCCCAGTTGAAGAACCTGAAGGCAACTTTGAAGGCTGCAGGCCTTACAGGCCAAACGAAcgtgaagaagaataagaagaattcTAAAAGACAGCCTAAGGCTTATGATCGTGAAGAGAAGGCCAGAGTTATTGCTAATATTAGGGAACAGTTTAATCCCTTTGAAGTGAAAATGGCCAGAAATAAGAGAAGAGAAGGTGGGCCATCGAGTGTCGCAGTTGGTAAACCTGGGATTTCCAAACAAATTGGTGAAGAACAGAGGAAAAAGGCATTTGAAACTAGAAGCTCTATCAAAAATAGAAGAGGTGGTGTCATTGATAAGCGTTTTGGTGAAAGAGATAAGGATATgactgaagaagaaaaaatgttGGAACGTTTCACGAGAGAAAGACAAAGCCAATCGAGgaataaaaagaatatctttaatttggatgatgattatgaaaatgatgaagaaagtaaTGAAGATATGTTTGGTAATAATTTAACCCATTTGGGTCAATCTTTAGAAGGGGACTTGGGTCTGGATGCTGAGGAAGGAGAATTTCTAACGAAGTCAAAAAGACCAcattttgatgatgatgctaCATTGGGGGAAGTGATGGAACCAACgagaaagaaaacaaaagCTGAAGTCATGAAAGAAGTTATTGCCAAATCGAAATTCTATAAACATGAAAGACAAAAGGCAAAGGAACAAATGAATGATCAAATTGACGTCTTAGACGAGGATTTTGATGATGTGATGTCAGAACTGATGTCTACTcaaccaaaaaaaaaaatgctGGACCCAAAAAGTGAAAAAGATATCGACTATGATGTCAAGGTGAAGGAATTACTTCTAGAACCAAGGGCTGCACCAACCGATAGAACCAAGACGGAGGAGGAAATAGAAAATGAGGCAAAggagaaaagaaaacaattggaacaaCAGAGACTTGATCGTATGCAAGGTATggttgaagatgaagaaggtcAAGAAAAGGGCGTGGAAGATTTAGATAACGAGTTCTGGGCCTGTTCTGAGGAAGAAAACGAATCCAATGAGGACATTGCTAattcagatgatgatatagaatttgaagaaaaagatgaagaagatgaattgacGCATAGAGATAATGGATGGGCACCTAGAACTACTGCACCAGCAATTGCATGCCCATTGACccataatgaattattgccattattagaaaagaaCTCATTGGATGAACATCCCAAGATAAtcagaaaaattattcaagcAAACCAACCTAAACTTGCtgaaaataataaggaacgacttggaaaatttacaGGGGTATTACTGAGACATATTTTATTCCTCTCGAACGAAGATTATTCTACTAACGTCGAAGATTTTAAGACAGTGCAAAATTCCCTGGTTCACATACTAAAAAAATTATCTGAAAAGTACAACCAAGCACTCTCTAATGAATGTAGAATAATCATCaatgaaattcaaaaacGATTCAAGATAGATTATTTTGCAGGACTTTTGAGAAGTGATTTGGTCTTCTTTACATTGATTGGATCCCTCTTTTCTACCTCAGATCAGTACCATTTGGTTGTCACTCCGTGTCTAATCTTAATAAGTGAATTTTTGGAGCAAATTAGATTTACTTCTTTAGAAAGATTTGCTTTTGGTGCCGTGTTAGcaaaaatatcattacAGTATCAACGAATTGCCAAGCGCTACATTCCAGAATTGGTTTATTTTTCAGAGAAAGCTTTATCCACGTTCTTGTCGCAATCTAATAAGATTGTAAGAGTAAGAATCGATTCAAAGGATCTTTCACTTCCCATCAAGTTAGAAGATATCGATTTTCATAGTAGTAAGATAAAACTACATGATATTTTTGCACAAAAAGAAGATACCTCTATTGCATTTCAAGTCACTATTCTAATGAACATTTTGgaatcaattgattttgCTATTTCAAGCATATGGAAGAACCTTCCTGCCTTCTCTGAATTAACTATatcaattcaaaaactattaattgaatatcatATTAGATACCCCAAACTTGAGAAAACTAAACAAATCTTAGACAAATTACAAAGACTCCAGAAATTTGATGAACATATTCCTTTAACTTTGCAGAATCACAAACCTGTATCTATCCCATCTCATGCTCctaaatttgaagaaaacttCAACCCTGATAAGAAATCATACGACCCTGATAGAACAAGACAAGAAATCAATAAGATGAAGGCACAAATTAAGAAGGAACGTAAATTCACCATGAAGGAAATTCGTAAGGACACTAAATTTGAAGCAAGACAAAGAATcgaggaaaagaagaaatcaCATGCTGAATATCATGCCAAGATGGCACATATCATTAACACAATAAGTACAGAAGAAGGTGCCgagaagaataaatatgaaagagaaaagaaattacgTAGTGGTAAGAAGTAA
- the RPN5 gene encoding proteasome regulatory particle lid subunit RPN5 (ancestral locus Anc_7.326) translates to MSRDAPIKAEKDYSELLKDDIPKIESLAQNDVSAALDQLLVWEKKTRQAADLVSSKEVLGKIVEVLCLQGKWTELDEQLTLLAKKHGQLKLSIQYMVQRIIFYLQETEGKLDLDTKIKTIETIRTVTENKIFVEVERARVTRTLAHIRKDQGKIDEACDILCELQVETYGSMEMSEEIEFILEQMELSILKGDYSQATVLSRKILKKTFKNEKYETLKLEYYQLLIKIGLHKGEYLEIAQYYQEIYQSDSVKSDETKWKNALSHFVYFLILSPYGNLQNDLIHKVQQDNNLKKLEVQESMVKLFTTQELMRWPIVKDTYEPTLSQDDVAFGGENSSHHWAELKKRVIEHNLRVISQYYSRITLARLDELLDLNESETETFISDLVNQGVIYAKVNRPEKIVNFEKKKNSSELLNEWSSNVDQLLENIETIGHLITKEEIMHGLKTK, encoded by the coding sequence ATGTCCAGAGACGCTCCTATAAAAGCTGAAAAGGATTATTCTGAACTCTTAAAGGATGATATCCCAAAAATTGAGAGTTTAGCCCAAAATGACGTCTCAGCCGCTCTCGATCAATTACTAGTGTGGGAAAAGAAAACTAGACAAGCTGCTGACTTGGTTTCTTCGAAGGAGGTGTTAGGAAAGATTGTGGAGGTTTTATGTTTGCAGGGGAAGTGGACGGAGTTGGATGAGCAATTGACCTTGTTAGCCAAAAAGCATGGGCAATTAAAACTTTCCATTCAATATATGGTGCaaagaataatattttatttacaagaGACTGAAGGGAAGTTGGATTTAGATACAAAGATAAAGACTATTGAAACTATTAGAACTGTCACAGagaataaaatttttgTAGAGGTTGAAAGGGCTAGGGTAACAAGAACTTTGGCACATATTAGAAAGGATCAAGGtaaaattgatgaagcCTGTGATATTCTTTGTGAACTACAAGTGGAGACGTATGGATCCATGGAAATGTCTGAGGAGATTGAATTTATCTTAGAACAAATGGAACTGAGTATCTTGAAGGGAGATTATTCTCAAGCCACTGTTTTGTCCAGAAAGATCTTAAAGAAGacatttaaaaatgaaaaatatgagaCTTTGAAGCTCGAATATTACCAACTATTAATCAAAATTGGATTGCATAAGGGAGAGTATTTGGAGATTGCTcaatattatcaagaaatttacCAGAGTGATTCGGTGAAAAGTGATGAAACAAAATGGAAGAATGCATTGTCACATTTTGTATACTTCTTGATACTTTCACCTTATGGGAACTTAcaaaatgatttgattcATAAAGTTCAACAGGACAATAACTTGAAAAAGTTGGAAGTACAAGAATCTATGGTGAAATTATTTACAACCCAAGAATTAATGAGATGGCCAATTGTTAAGGATACATATGAACCTACCCTAAGTCAGGATGATGTTGCTTTTGGTGGTGAGAACAGTAGTCACCACTGGGCTgagttgaagaagagggTCATCGAACACAACTTAAGAGTCATATCTCAATACTATTCCAGAATTACCCTCGCCAGATTGGATGAACTATTAGATTTAAATGAATCTGAGACAGAAACTTTTATCAGTGATTTAGTGAATCAAGGCGTCATATATGCAAAAGTGAATAGACCTGAAAAGATTgtcaattttgaaaagaagaagaattccAGTGAATTGTTGAATGAATGGTCTTCTAATGTAGAtcaattattggaaaacaTTGAAACTATAGGCCACCTAATCACTAAGGAAGAGATCATGCATGGTTTAAAAactaaataa